DNA from Nitriliruptor alkaliphilus DSM 45188:
TCGACGACGAGCACCTTCGTCGACTGCGTGGACGTGTCGACCCCTGCCACGAGCTTCCCGTGCTGTTCGCGATCCATCGCCGGCTCCAGTTCCGCGGGGCCGGCAACAAATTGACCCGCCCTCAGGCCCCTGTTATACCTCGCCGCGCAGGTTCGTTGTCACCGACAACGAACGAAGAACGGACCGGGAGCTGTTGACGTGATCGATCACGTCGGCGTCGGGCACGACGCCGTCCGCCGCGCCAACCTGTCGCGCGTGCTGCGTCGACTGCACGCGGACGGTCCTGCGACGCGTGCCGACCTCACCGTGAGCAGTGGCCTCAACCGCAGCACCATCGGGGCGCTGGTCACCGACCTCGCCAGCCGCCAACTGGTCACGGAGGGCGAGGCGCGCGCGACCGGTGCGCCGGGGCGCCCGTCCCCGACGGTGTCGGTCCGCACCGACCGCTGCGTCGTCCTCGCCCTCGACATCGGGGTGGACTCCATCGCGGCCGCCACCTTCGTCCTCGGTGGCTCCCGTCGCCGTCTGCTCAGGATCGATCGACCGCGGGGACGGACCCCGATCGACACCACGGTCGAGGACCTCGGGGCGCTCGCCGACGACCTGCTCGGTGACCTGACCCGCCGCCACCGTCTGCTGGGCATCGGCGTCTCGGTCGTCGGGCTGGTCCGCACGACCGACGGGCTGGTGCACGCCGCGCCGAACCTCGGGTGGCAGGACGCGCCGTTGGCGGGGCTCCTACGTGCACGTCTCCGCCGTCGCGTGCCGATCCAGATCGCCAACGACGCCGACGCCGGCGTCCTGGCCGAGCGCGTCCGCGGTGCGGGTCGCGGCGTCGACGATCTCGTGTACGTCTCGGGTGAGGTCGGCGTCGGCGGCGGCGTCATCGTCGGCGGCCGACCGCTGCGTGGGACGGGGGGCTACGCGGGCGAGATCGGTCACATGAGTGTCGATGCCGCCGGCCTGCCGTGCGTGTGCGGGGCCGTCGGTTGCTGGGAGACACGGATCGGTGAGTCCGCGCTCCTGCGGCTCGCGGGCGAACCGGAGGACGGCGGTCGTGAGGCTGTGGACCGGGTGCTCGCCGCGGCCGATGCCGGCGACGAGGGGGCGCTCGGCGCGCTCGAGGAGCTCGGCAGGTGGCTGAGCATCGGGCTCGGGGCGCTGGTCAACATCTTCGACCCCGAGCTCGTGATCCTCGGCCGCCTGCACGCCCGCCTGCACCCCTACGTCAGCCACCACGCCGAGGAGCACCTGGCCACGCGCACCCTGGTCGGCCGTCGTAGCGCCGTCCGGGTCGTGCCCGCCGAACTCGACGACTCGTGCCTCGTCGGCGCCGCCGAGCTCGCGTTCGAGCCGATCCTCGCCGACCCGACCTCGGTGCGTCCGGCACGCGTTGCGGTCTCGGCCTGACCGTCCACCGCCACGCACTCCGCCACGCCGCCCCCGCCCTCGCGCCCACCGTGCAGCCTGACCGATGACCCGACGACCAGAGGAACCGACCGTGACGATCGACCTGACCCCCACCCCGGAGGACCGCTTCGCGTTCGGTCTGTGGACCGTCGGCCACTCGGGCCGCGACCCGTTCGGCGACGCGACCCGGCCGGCGATCGACCCGTCCGAGACGGTCCGCCGCCTCGCTGAACTCGGTGCCCACGGGATCAACTTCCACGACGACGATCTGCTGCCGCCCGAGCTCGACGCCGACGAGAACGCCGCACGTCTGAAGCGGTTCCGGCAGGCGCTCGACGACACCGGCATGCAGGTCGTGACGGCGACGACCAACCTGTTCTTCCACCCGGTCTTCAAGGACGGGGCGTTCACCGCCAACGACCCGGCGGTGCGCCGGTACGCGCTGCAGAAGACGATGCGTGCCATCGATCTCGGGGCCGAGCTCGGCGCTACGACCTACGTCTTCTGGGGCGGCCGTGAGGGTGTCGAGGCGATGGCGGCCAAGCCCGTCGAGGACGCGCTCGATCGCTACAAGGAGGCCATCGACTTCCTGTGCGGCTACGTCCGTGATCGCGGGTACGACCTGCGTTTCGCCCTCGAGCCGAAGCCCAACGAGCCGCGCGGCGACACCTTCCTGCCCACCGTCGGGCACTGCCTGGCGTTCATCGAACGGCTCGAACACCCGGACATGGTGGGGGTCAACCCGGAGACCGCGCACGAGACGATGGCCGGGCTCAGCTTCTACCACGCCGTCGGCCAGGCGCTCTGGGCCGGCAAGCTGTTCCACATCGACCTCAACGCCCAGAAGATCGGGCGCTACGACCAGGACCTGCGGTTCGGTTCCGAGGGCATCAAGGACGCCTTCTTCCTGGTCAGGCTCCTCGAGAGCGGCGGTTACGACGGCCCCCGGCACTTCGACGCTCGCCCGTACCGGGTCGACGTGGCCGAGGGGATCTGGGACTTCGCTGCCGGGTGCATGCGGACCTACCTGGCGCTCAAGCACAAGGCGGCTGCCTTCGATCGCGACCCCGAGGTCCGTGCAGCCCTCGACGCGGCGCTCGTCCCACAGCTCGGTGAGACGACCGTCGGCCCCTACACGCCAGGTGCTGCCCAGCGGCTGCTCGAGGAGCAGCACGACCTCGATGCGCTGGCACGGCGCGACCTGCGCAACGAGCAGCTGGATCAGCTCGTGATCGACGCGTTGCTCGGACTGCGCTGATCGCGGGGCGATCCACGGCGCTGGCCTGAGACCGGGCGGCGTCACGCCTACAGCGCGTGGCGCCGCCCACCACGGGTAACGTCAGCGGCCACCTCGCCGCCGTCACAGTAGGGCACCCGTGAACAGCGCTACCTCCTCCAACCGTGCCACGCACGGCCGCCAGCGGATCGTCATCCTCGGTGGTGGGCCGGCCGGCTACGAGGCAGCGCTGGTCGCGGCGGAGCTCGCCGCGGAGGTGACCATCGTCTCCGACGAGGGGCTCGGCGGGAACTCGGTGCTGTGGGACTGCGTGCCCTCCAAGGCGCTGATCGTCGCGGCCGAGGCCATGGACTGGGTCCACACCGCGGACGCCCTCGGCGTCCACCTTGCGTCCGGCCTCCGGCCCGACCGCAACGTGGTGGACTTCCCGAAGGTCGCCACCAACGTCCTCGCCCTCGGTGCCAACCAGTCCCGCGACATCGAGCGTCGTGTCGCCGCCGGTGAGATCCGGGTCGTCCGCGGCCGCGGACGGTTGTCGGGCTCGCACGAGGTGACGGTGGCACTCAGCGACGGCGGCAGCGAGGTCCTACCCGCGGACTACGTGCTGATCGGGACCGGCTCGACCGCCCGGGTCCTGCCGTTCTTCGAGCCGGACGGAGAGCGGGTCCTGGTCGGCCAACAGCTCTACGGTCTGCCGGAGGTCCCCGAACGCCTCATCGTGGTCGGGTCCGGTGCCACGGGGGCGGAGTTCGCCAACGCCTTCACCCGCTTCGGGTCGGAGGTGACGCTGGTCTCGTCCCGCGATCTGATCCTGCCGACCGAGGACCCTGACGCCGCCCAGGTCATCGAGTCCTCCTTCGAACGGCGCGGGATGACGATCCTGCGCAACGCCCGTGCCGTTGGCTGCGAGCGCCGAGGCGACGAGGTCGTGGTCACCCTCAAGGACGGCAGCGAGGTCGTCGGCAGCCACGTGCTGTTCACCGTCGGACAGGTACCGAGCTCGGGTGACCTCGGGCTCGAGACGGTCGGCGTCGAGGTGAACGCCTGGGGCGGGATCGACGTCGACGCCGTGGGGCGGACCTCGTGTCGGTGGGTCTACGCCGCAGGTGATGTCGTCGGCCGCGTCATGCTGGCCTCCGTCGCGGCGATGCAGGGCCGGACGGCGATGTGGCACGCGCTCGGTCAGGCTGTGCAGCCGATCCGTTGGGACGCCGTGGCTGCCACGATCTTCACCGACCCGGAGGTGGCCACGGTCGGGATGTCGTCGGAGGACGCCGCTCAGGAGGGCGTGCCCATCGAGACCGCCCGGCTCGACTTCCGTTCGAACCCGCGCGCGAAGATGATCCACGGCACCGACGGGTTCGTGAAGGTGCACGCCCAGATCGGCTCGGGGACCGTGGTCGGTGGTGTCGTGGTCGCCTCGCGGGCGAGCGACCTCATCCAGCCGCTGGCGGTGGCGGTCCAGAACCGTCTCACGGTCGCCCAGGTCGCCCAGACCATCACCGTCTACCCGTCGATGACCGGCTCGGTCGCCGAGGCGGCCCGGATGCTCATGGCCCGCCTCGACGCCTGACGGTCGACCCACGCAGGAGGGCCCGGGCGTCACCGCCCGGGCCCCGCTGCGTGTCAGGTCAGTGCATCTGGCCTGGGGGGTCGCCGCCCCCCGGTCCGCTACCGCCACCACCGCCCTGGCCGTTGCGGACCGTGATGGTGATCGTGCCCTCCGCGGTCCCGCCACGACCGTCGTCGACGGTCACGGTGATGACCTCGATGCCGCGGAACCAGTCGTTCGGCGTGTAGGTGAACGCGCCGTCGGAACCTGGGACGAGCGTGCCGTTGATCGGGTCCGTGTAGCTGTAGGTCAGCGGGTCCCCGTCGGGGTCGTGTGCGACGACCTGAGCGGTGACCGAGCTGCGCTCGCGCATCCGGATGTCGAGGTCCTCGACGGTGGGCGGGGTGTTCTCGGGCTCGGGCGTGAGGTCCAGACCGATCAGGACCGGGTCGTGGTCGGACGAGCGGAACTCGTTCGGCTGGTAGTACTGCTCGCCGACCTCGACGGTCCGGAAGTTGAACTCGCCCTCCTGGTAGTCGATGGCCTGGGTCTCGTCGGCGTTGATGTGCCACTCGTCGGCGCCCGTGACGAAGGGCGCGATGCCCTCGTCGGCCAGTGCGTGGTCGAGGCGGCCCTGCGTCGCGTCGAAGGTGAAGGAGTAGGGGACCGGCCCGTCCGCGGGTGCGAACACCTTGAGCATGTCGACGTAGCCCCGGTCGAGGATCTCGGTGATCGGGTCCTCCTCGGCGTAAGCGTTGATGTCGCCGATGATGAGGCTGCCGACCGCGTCCTGCCCCGTCGGGTTGTCGTTCATCCAGTCGGCGATCGCCTGTGCGGCTCGGACGCGCACGCCGTTGCAGTTGCCCTGACGTGGGTCGTTGTCCGCCGCCGCGCAGGCGGAGCCCTTCGACTTGAGGTGGTTGACGGTCACGGTGACCGCCTCACCCGTCGCGATCTCGGTGAAGGTCTGGGCGAGCGCCGGCCGGCTGCGGGTGTCGTCGAACCGCGGGTCGACCGAACTGTCGAGGATGGCGTAGTCGCCGGTCAGTTCGACCGTCGACGGCTTGTAGATGAACGCCTGCTTGATGGCGTCGGTGCCGATGACCCCGGTGTCGACGAAGTCGTAGACCTCCTCGCCGTACTCCTCGTTGAGCGCTTCGACCAGCGTGCGGGTCGCCTGGAACTCGCCGCCGTCGTTCTCCATCTCGATCAGGCCGACGATGTCGGCGTCGATCTTGGTGATCGCCGCGACGAGCTTCTCGGTCTGACGCTCGAGCTCGGACAGGGTCTTGGCGCCACGGGCGGTCGGGAAGCCACCGCCCTGGCCGTCACCGTCGAAGTAGTTCAGGACGTTGTAGCTGGCGACCATGAGGCTGCCGCCGACGTCCGGTGGGGTGTGCGGGCGGGGACGGGTCCGGCCCTTCTGGAACTCCTCGGACAGCTCGTCGATGTCGATCGGCTGCAGGCGCCAGTTGTTGAACGAGTAGTGGAGGACGAACGTCTGGTCGATCAGCTGGTCGCCGATGCGCAGCGTGTCGCCGGGCTCGAGGAACGGCAGCGGCGGGGTGCCCTCCGGGCCGGGCCGGTTGATGTTCTGTGCGGTCCGTCCGGAGGAGAGGATGATGTTGTTGGCCGCGTTGAAGTCGACGATGGCGTTGTAGGCCTCGTCGTCGTGCGGGGAGACCACGTTCGTCGGGTTGTCGAAGACGCCACCGGAGGACAGACGGACGTCACCGAAGCGCTCGAGCTGGAAGAACTCGACGAGCGTCAGCTCCGAGTGGGTGACCCGCATCGACTCGAGCGGCTCGAGCAGCTCAGCTCGGTCGCCGGGTGCGACGGGGAGCGGCAGCTCGGCCGGATCCGGGAGCGTGACGTCCAGACCGGTGTCGGTGCAGGTGCCGAAGGTGTTCGAGGAGATCTGGGTGACCTCGAAGTTCTCACCGGCGGTCCCGGCGACGTAGACCAGGTCCCCGAGCTCGGAGTCGTACAGGCCGTGGAAGTCGAAGACGAACAGCCCCTCGGAGGTCAGCGGGTCGTCATCGCGGTCGGCTTCGACCGCCTCGATGAAGAACCCACGCAGTCCGTGCGTGTTCGGAAGACCGGTCGCACCGCCGGAGGGGAAGGCCGTCGTCACCACACCGCGGGTCACGACGAACTCACCGTCGATCGGTGTGGCATCTCCGGGGCCCTGGATCTGGTTGATCGCGGTCAGCTCGCCGTCCTCGACGTCGCACACGTCGTCGGGCAGGGCGAGGAAGACCGTGATGGTCGCCGTGCAGCTGGCGGACTGTGGGGTCTCGTCGTCGTTGCTGAAGGTCACCTGCACCGGGTAGTCGCGCGCTCCGAGGGTGTCGTCGGCGGTGAGCTCGACCGTGAAGGTGCCACCGACGTCGTCGGCCGGTACGGGGTCGACCAGCGCGATGCCGTCGGTGGCGCCGTCGGTGATGGCCGCTTCGGTCACCGTGCCGTCCGCGTCGCTCGCGGTCAGCGTCACGCTGCCGCCCTCACCGCGAGCGAGGGTGAGGTCGTCACACACCGCGACGACCGGCTCGTTGTCATCGCCATCCCCGCCATCACCTGCGCACGGGTTGAGGTCGGTGCTGCTGTTGCGGGGTGCGGGTGTGGCTGCGGTGAAGTCGGCGGCGTTGTCGTCGGTGTCGGTGCAGCCGCCGTCGGCGCGGAAGGCGGCCAGGGTGTTGGAGAGGGTCGGGGCGGCGCCGGAGCCCTCGTAGAAGTCGGCGGTGCCGTACCCGACCAGGTCGACGATGCGCTCGAGTTGCTCCGGCGAACAGGGGGTCGAGCCGCCGTTGCAGCCGAGGCTGTCGTGCCCTCGGCGAGGGCGACCTTGCCGCTGGCGCCGGCCAGGTTGATGGTCCCGGTGGTGTCGGCGGTGGGCAGGGGGTCACCGGTGGCGCCGCCCGCGAGGCTGACGAGGTGGTACTGGCCGGGGGCGAGCTGGCCGGACAGCGCGACGAGCAGGCCGGCGTTGGCGCCGAAGTTGCCGGTGCCGGTCGCGGAGGTGTACTGGATCGACATGCCCGACAGGTCGACCGGTGCGTCCCCGCGGTTGAAGACCTCGACGAAGTCGTTGGTGTAGGGCGCACCGCTGTTGCCGCCACCCCCGTACACCTGACTGATCACCGGCAGGGCTCCGAGGGGTTCCCCGCCGCCGCAGGGGTTGAGGTCGGTGCTGCTGTTGCGGGGTGCGGGTGTGGCTGCGGTGAAGTCGGCGGCGTTGTCGTCGGTGTCGGTGCAGCCGCCGTCGGCGCGGAAGGCGGCCAGGGTGTTGGAGAGGGTCGGGGCGGCGCCGGAGCCCTCGTAGAAGTCGGCGGTGCCGTACCCGACCAGGTCGACGATGCGCTCGAGTTGCTCCGGCGAACAGGGGGTCGAGCCGCCGTTGCAGCCGAGGCTGTCGTTGCCCTCGGCGAGGGCGACCTTGCCGCTGGCGCCGGCCAGGTTGATGGTCCCGGTGGTGTCGGCGGTGGGCAGGGGGTCACCGGTGGCGCCGCCCGCGAGGCTGACGAGGTGGTACTGGCCGGGGGCGAGCTGGCCGGACAGCGCGACGAGCAGGCCGGCGTTGGCGCCGAAGTTGCCGGTGCCGGTCGCGGAGGTGTACTGGATCGACATGCCCGACAGGTCGACCGGTGCGTCCCCGCGGTTGAAGACCTCGACGAAGTCGTTGGTGTAGGGCGCACCGCTGTTGCCGCCACCCCCGTACACCTGACTGATCACGACGGAGGCCCCGTCGTCGTCGGCGGCCGCCGCGATGGCCAGCGACGGGAGCAGGCTCACCATCAGGGCGAGCACGAGGAACACCGAGGTACGCCGACGCATCAGGGCCTCACGAGGGGTGCAGGTGACGGGGGGTCGCCGAACCTACGCCGTGGCCGGCCGGGCCTCGCCCGACTCCACCAGATGGTTCGCATCGGTGCGCACAACGGACGAGCCGTGCGGGCCACCGGGACGGGGACACGTCACCACGTCGGAGGTGTGCGTCCCTGCCTGGGATCGGAGCGTCGGGCGCCCGAGGGCGGCCGCCGCGTCGTCAGGCGTCCTCGATGCGGGCCAGGACGGCGCCGGACTCGACCACGTCCCCGGCGGCGAAACCGAGGGCGCCCACCACCCCGGCGCGGTGGGCGTTGATGGTGTTCTCCATCTTCATCGCCTCGAGCACGCACACGAGGTCGCCGACGGCGACGGTGGCGCCCTCTTCGACGGCGTACTTGACGACGGTGCCCTGCATCGGGGCCACGAGGTCCTCGGTGGACGCCGCTGTCGCAGCGCCACCACCCTTCGAACCGCGACCGCGACGAGCCCCGGCGGCCTTCGCGCCGTTCCCGCCGCCGCCCCCGCCGACCGCCGCGAGCTCGCCGTAGACCTTGACCGCCAGGCGACGTCCTGCCACCTCGACGGTGACCTCGCGTGAGGGGCCGTCGGTGCCGTCGCCGGCCGCCGCGGCTCCCTGCGGCTCGAGCGAGGACAGGTCCCACTCGGTCTCGACCGACACGGTGGAGTGATCGCCGGCGGCGAACTGCTCGTGGGTCATCGCCAGGCGGTGGAAGGTCACCGTGGTCGGGATCCCCTCGAGCACCAGCTCGTCGAGCGCGCGAGCCATGCGGTGGCGTGCACCATCGCGGGTGTCGGCCCACACGATCAGCTTGGCGATCATCGAGTCGTAGTCGCGCGGGACCTCGTAGTCGGACTCCGCCCCGGTGTCGAAGCGGACCCAGGGGCCCTGCGGCGGGGTGAGCTTGGTGATCAGGCCCGGCGTCGGTACGAAGCCCAGGGCTGGCTCCTCGGCGTTGATCCGGACCTCGATGGCGTGACCGGTGAGGGTCACGTCGTCCTGGGTCAGCCCCATCCCTTCGCCCGAGGCGATGCGGAGCTGGGCCTGCGCGAGGTCGACACCGGTGATCATCTCGGTGACGGGGTGCTCGACCTGCAGCCGGGTGTTCATCTCCAGGAAGTAGAACGTCTCGCCGTCGCTGTCGAGCAGGAACTCGCACGTGCCGGCGTTGACGTAGTCCATCTCCTTGGCGACCTTCACGGCCGCCTCACCCATCCGCTGACGCACGCTCTCGGACAGGCCGGGGGCCGGCGCCTCCTCGACCAGCTTCTGGTGGCGGCGCTGGAGCGAGCAGTCCCGCTCGCCGAGGTGGATGGTGGTCCCGTCGAGGTCGGCGAGGACCTGGAACTCCACGTGGCGAGGACGTTCGAGGTAGCGCTCGAGGTAGCACTCGCCGCGGCCGAAGGCGGCCTGGGCCTCGCGCTGCGCGGCCTCCAGCGCCTCGCGCATCGAGGCAGCGTCCTTGACGACCTTCATCCCGCGACCGCCGCCGCCGAACATGGCCTTCACCGCGACCGGGTAGCCGTGTTCGTCACCGAAGGCGACCGCCACGTCGGGATCGTCGGTCGGCTCCAGGGTCCCCGGAACGACCGGGACGCCGGCGTTCAGGGCGACCTCGCGGGCCGACAGCTTGTCGCCCATCCGGGCGATGGCCTCGGGCCCGGGCCCGATGAACACCAGTCCCGCGTCGGCGCACGCCTGGGCGAAGTGGGCGTTCTCGGAGAAGAACCCGTAGCCCGGGTGGATGGCGTCCACCCCGGCCTCGGCGGCGACCTGCAGGATCTTGTCCTGGTCGAGGTAGCTCTGAGCCGCTGGGGCCGGGCCGAGCAGGTAGGCCTCGTCGGCTGCCCGCACGTGCGGCGCGTCCCGGTCGACCTCGGAGTACACGGCCACGGAACGGACCCCGAGCTCACGGCAGGCGCGGATCACCCGGATCGCGATCTCGCCACGGTTGGCCACCAGGACGGCGTCGAACACCGGTCCACCTCTTCGGTCAGGAGCGTCGGTCGGGAGCGAGGTGCTGCTGCGCCGCACGCGGCGCCGACCGGAGCCTAGTGAGGCCGTCGGCAGCGACCACCCTCGGGGCCACGCCCGCGTGCCCAGGGTGCCGCCGACCGTCGTACCATCGCGCCATCCGTTCCCGCTCCCGCTCCCTGCTCCCGGAAGGCCCCACGATGCCTCGCGCCCGCACGCTCGCTGCCGCCTCCGCCCTCGTGCTGCTCGCCGCCTGCTCCGGCGGCGGGGGTGGCGACGAAGCCGCCGCCGAGCCGATCGTCGCCGAGGACGGTGTGGTCGCGATCACCGGCACCGACCGGTTGCAGTGGAGCGCCGAGCAGATCACCTCCGAGACCGGCGAGCTCACCTTCGAGTTGACCTGCGAGGACGCGGTCAACCACAACCTCGTCATCGACGGCGAGGTCATCGCCGAGTGCCGTCCCGGTCAGACCGGCACCGGGACCGTCTCGCTGGCGGACGGTGAGCACGAGTTCGTCTGCACCATCCCCGGCCACGACCGCACCATGCGCGGGACCATCACGGTGGGTTGAGCCGCACGTCCGAGGTGGTACCCGGGCGGGTGCGCCGCCGCCGCGCGGTTACCGACGTCGGCACACCCGCCGGTACCCTCCGCGGCGCGACCCCGCTCGTCACCGAACCTTCCCCGCGTCCCACCGTGCGCCCCCGAGGAGCTACCCGTGCGCCACCGCATGACCCTGGGCCTCGTCACCGTCAGCGCTGCGCTCCTCGCCGGTTGCCAGTCGGTGCCCGAGGAAGCCAAGGAGGCCGCGGCGTACGAGTGCCCCGTGGGGGAGGAGGGCTGCGACGTCGTCCAGCCCGTCGGCCCCGGCGGCGAGATGACGATCATCGCCTCCCGCGAGGGCGAGTTCTCCTTCACCGTCGAGGACGGCATCGCCCCCACGGGTGAGATCCGGGTGGCCTTCAGCAACGAGGGCACTGCCGTGCACAACGTCGAGGTGCTCGGTGCCGCCGACGGCTCGACCATCCCCGAGGCCCCCGGTGGGGGCGAGGACGAGGGTGTCTTCCTGCTCTTCCCGGGCGAGTGGACCATCATCTGCAACATCCCTGGTCACCGTGCCAGCGGGATGGAGGCGACGATCCAGGTCTTCGCCACCGAGGAGGAGGCCGCCGAGGCCGAGGCCGAGGGCCTCGACCCGGACGAGGACGCTGGCGAGACGGGTGGCGGTGCCACGCCGGGCGAAGAGACCGTCCTCGAGCCCTGAGCTCGCGCTGACGCCACCGCACGCGGTCGCTCAGGCGCTCCAGCCGAGCAACCGGCTCCCGAGCGCCACGGCTCCGAGCACGACGCCGGCGGTGACGAGCGGCACCAGCATCGCCACGATCGGTCGGCGGGCACGCCAGCGCCAGGCGAGGACGCCGGCAGCGGCCCACACCACCAGCAGGACGGTCACCGCCCACAGGGGTGCGACCAGGCCGAGCGCGGCCGTGAACCAGCCCACCAGACCGTGGAGCAGCACGATGGTCGCGCCGGCGATCGCCGCCGACAGCCTCCGTGCGGCGTCCCCGGCCTCGTGCGCCAACTCGTCGAGGTCGGGCTCGTCGGCCGGGATCCCGTCGCGGTCGCGGTCGGCCGTCGGTGACATCGGTCAGCCGAGCCGTGTCGCAGCGGCCAGGTCGCTCGGCCGCGTCGGGGTGCGGTGACCGACCCCTTCGAGCAGCGCTGCCCGCGCCCACGCCGGCGTCCCGACCACCGCGTCGACGCCGGTCGTCACGTCGGGGCCGGCCACCGGGGTCAGCGCGACGGTGAGGGCCGCCAGTTCGGCGTGGGTCGGGACGCCCCCACCGGTCACCTCGATGCGTGCGGTGGGGACGTCGGGCGACGCGTCGGTCGGTCCGGTCACGGGAGGTCCCTCGGCTCAGAGCGGGATGTTGCCGTGCTTGCGGGCCGGGCGGGGCTCGCGCTTGCCGGCGCAGAAGTGCAGCGCCCGCACCAGCTGCTGGCGGGTCTCACGCGGCTGGATGACCGCGTCGATGTACCCGCGCTCGGCCGCGCGCCACGGGTTGGCCAGGTCGTCGGCGTAGCGCTGCTCGAACTCGGTGTGCATCGCGTCCTTGTCCTCGGCCGCCTCGAGCTCGCGGCGGTAGAGGATGTTGACCGCGCCCTTGGCGCCCATGACCGCGATCTCGGCGGTCGGCCAGGCGAGGTTGACGTCGGCGCCGAGGTGCTTGGATCCCATGACGTCGTAGGCGCCGCCGTAGGCCTTGCGCACGATGACGGTGAGCTTCGGGACCGACGCCTCGGCGTAGGCGTACAGCAGCTTCGCGCCGTGGCGGATGATCCCGCCGTACTCCTGGTCGGTGCCGGGCAGGAAGCCCGGCACGTCCACGAAGGTCACGACCGGGATGTTGAACGCGTCGCAGAACCGCACGAACCGGGCGGCCTTCTCGGATGCGTCGATGTCGAGCACGCCGGCGTAGTAGGAGGGCTGGTTGCCGACCACGCCGACCGGGTGGCCGTCGAGCCGGGCGAGGCCGCAGACGATGTTCTCGGCGTAGTGCTGGTGGACCTCGAAGAACTCCTCGTCGTCGACCACCAGGCGCACCAGGTCCCGCACGTCGTAGGGCACGTTCGGGCTGTCGGGCATGAAGGTGTCGAGCTCGGGCACCAGCCGGTCGGG
Protein-coding regions in this window:
- a CDS encoding ROK family protein, which encodes MIDHVGVGHDAVRRANLSRVLRRLHADGPATRADLTVSSGLNRSTIGALVTDLASRQLVTEGEARATGAPGRPSPTVSVRTDRCVVLALDIGVDSIAAATFVLGGSRRRLLRIDRPRGRTPIDTTVEDLGALADDLLGDLTRRHRLLGIGVSVVGLVRTTDGLVHAAPNLGWQDAPLAGLLRARLRRRVPIQIANDADAGVLAERVRGAGRGVDDLVYVSGEVGVGGGVIVGGRPLRGTGGYAGEIGHMSVDAAGLPCVCGAVGCWETRIGESALLRLAGEPEDGGREAVDRVLAAADAGDEGALGALEELGRWLSIGLGALVNIFDPELVILGRLHARLHPYVSHHAEEHLATRTLVGRRSAVRVVPAELDDSCLVGAAELAFEPILADPTSVRPARVAVSA
- the xylA gene encoding xylose isomerase, which translates into the protein MDLTPTPEDRFAFGLWTVGHSGRDPFGDATRPAIDPSETVRRLAELGAHGINFHDDDLLPPELDADENAARLKRFRQALDDTGMQVVTATTNLFFHPVFKDGAFTANDPAVRRYALQKTMRAIDLGAELGATTYVFWGGREGVEAMAAKPVEDALDRYKEAIDFLCGYVRDRGYDLRFALEPKPNEPRGDTFLPTVGHCLAFIERLEHPDMVGVNPETAHETMAGLSFYHAVGQALWAGKLFHIDLNAQKIGRYDQDLRFGSEGIKDAFFLVRLLESGGYDGPRHFDARPYRVDVAEGIWDFAAGCMRTYLALKHKAAAFDRDPEVRAALDAALVPQLGETTVGPYTPGAAQRLLEEQHDLDALARRDLRNEQLDQLVIDALLGLR
- a CDS encoding NAD(P)H-quinone dehydrogenase produces the protein MNSATSSNRATHGRQRIVILGGGPAGYEAALVAAELAAEVTIVSDEGLGGNSVLWDCVPSKALIVAAEAMDWVHTADALGVHLASGLRPDRNVVDFPKVATNVLALGANQSRDIERRVAAGEIRVVRGRGRLSGSHEVTVALSDGGSEVLPADYVLIGTGSTARVLPFFEPDGERVLVGQQLYGLPEVPERLIVVGSGATGAEFANAFTRFGSEVTLVSSRDLILPTEDPDAAQVIESSFERRGMTILRNARAVGCERRGDEVVVTLKDGSEVVGSHVLFTVGQVPSSGDLGLETVGVEVNAWGGIDVDAVGRTSCRWVYAAGDVVGRVMLASVAAMQGRTAMWHALGQAVQPIRWDAVAATIFTDPEVATVGMSSEDAAQEGVPIETARLDFRSNPRAKMIHGTDGFVKVHAQIGSGTVVGGVVVASRASDLIQPLAVAVQNRLTVAQVAQTITVYPSMTGSVAEAARMLMARLDA
- a CDS encoding ExeM/NucH family extracellular endonuclease, whose protein sequence is MCDDLTLARGEGGSVTLTASDADGTVTEAAITDGATDGIALVDPVPADDVGGTFTVELTADDTLGARDYPVQVTFSNDDETPQSASCTATITVFLALPDDVCDVEDGELTAINQIQGPGDATPIDGEFVVTRGVVTTAFPSGGATGLPNTHGLRGFFIEAVEADRDDDPLTSEGLFVFDFHGLYDSELGDLVYVAGTAGENFEVTQISSNTFGTCTDTGLDVTLPDPAELPLPVAPGDRAELLEPLESMRVTHSELTLVEFFQLERFGDVRLSSGGVFDNPTNVVSPHDDEAYNAIVDFNAANNIILSSGRTAQNINRPGPEGTPPLPFLEPGDTLRIGDQLIDQTFVLHYSFNNWRLQPIDIDELSEEFQKGRTRPRPHTPPDVGGSLMVASYNVLNYFDGDGQGGGFPTARGAKTLSELERQTEKLVAAITKIDADIVGLIEMENDGGEFQATRTLVEALNEEYGEEVYDFVDTGVIGTDAIKQAFIYKPSTVELTGDYAILDSSVDPRFDDTRSRPALAQTFTEIATGEAVTVTVNHLKSKGSACAAADNDPRQGNCNGVRVRAAQAIADWMNDNPTGQDAVGSLIIGDINAYAEEDPITEILDRGYVDMLKVFAPADGPVPYSFTFDATQGRLDHALADEGIAPFVTGADEWHINADETQAIDYQEGEFNFRTVEVGEQYYQPNEFRSSDHDPVLIGLDLTPEPENTPPTVEDLDIRMRERSSVTAQVVAHDPDGDPLTYSYTDPINGTLVPGSDGAFTYTPNDWFRGIEVITVTVDDGRGGTAEGTITITVRNGQGGGGGSGPGGGDPPGQMH
- a CDS encoding lamin tail domain-containing protein, whose protein sequence is MRRRTSVFLVLALMVSLLPSLAIAAAADDDGASVVISQVYGGGGNSGAPYTNDFVEVFNRGDAPVDLSGMSIQYTSATGTGNFGANAGLLVALSGQLAPGQYHLVSLAGGATGDPLPTADTTGTINLAGASGKVALAEGNDSLGCNGGSTPCSPEQLERIVDLVGYGTADFYEGSGAAPTLSNTLAAFRADGGCTDTDDNAADFTAATPAPRNSSTDLNPCGGGEPLGALPVISQVYGGGGNSGAPYTNDFVEVFNRGDAPVDLSGMSIQYTSATGTGNFGANAGLLVALSGQLAPGQYHLVSLAGGATGDPLPTADTTGTINLAGASGKVALAEGTTASAATAARPPVRRSNSSASSTWSGTAPPTSTRAPAPPRPSPTPWPPSAPTAAAPTPTTTPPTSPQPHPHPATAAPTSTRAQVMAGMAMTTSRSSRCVTTSPSLAVRAAA